One Achromobacter xylosoxidans A8 genomic region harbors:
- a CDS encoding DUF6750 family protein — protein MKKIWKSGTARSLAVVVAQLALMATAHADLIEMGNRGIDLVKVGTQLFVAAAVLIGVASVIYAFSLMRKKAGERGEDVTAARIFLALFGGCGLIVIGFVIGAVTETFGAGAGDIGKNLF, from the coding sequence ATGAAGAAAATCTGGAAATCCGGTACGGCGCGGAGTCTTGCCGTGGTTGTGGCGCAGTTGGCGTTGATGGCCACTGCGCACGCCGACCTGATCGAGATGGGTAACCGGGGTATTGACCTGGTCAAGGTGGGCACGCAGTTGTTCGTTGCTGCCGCGGTGCTCATTGGTGTCGCTTCCGTCATCTATGCATTCAGTCTGATGCGCAAGAAGGCAGGCGAACGTGGCGAAGACGTCACTGCGGCCCGGATCTTTTTGGCGCTGTTCGGTGGATGCGGTCTCATTGTGATCGGGTTCGTTATCGGCGCCGTGACCGAGACATTCGGGGCGGGCGCCGGGGACATCGGCAAGAACCTGTTCTGA